Genomic window (Achromobacter sp. B7):
TACAAAGCTGGGAATTTGCGGCAGGGCGAGATGTACCGCGTCATTGGCGCGCTTGCCGGAAAGCCCAATGACCTAGTCGTTGAGCATATGGAAAAGAAGGTCCGGACCACCTTCAATCCTGCGCGTGCCGCCAAGTTGTCAGTCTACGAACCAGTCAAAGCAGAGTTATCCGCCGGCGATTGGGTTCGGGTGACGAGGCACAACGCGGCTCTTGATTTGGCCAACGGTGATCGGTTTGAAGTGCTCGCGGTCACGCCCACAACGGTCACCATCGGCGGCAACGGCCGACGAATCACGATGAACGCGGCAACAGCACCGCTGCATCTTGACCGCGCCTACGCGTCCACAAGCCACAGCGCGCAGGGACTGACATGCGATCGCGCGCTGATCAACTCTGAGAGTTTTAGCCGCACCACGCAGCGCGACGTCTACTACGTGGCGATTTCCCGAGCACGCTTTCACACGGAAATCTATACCGAGAATGCCGCAAAGCTGTCCGGCGCCGTGAACCGGCTCGAGGAGAAGACGGCGGCGTTGGACATAGGCTTGGAATCTACCCGTCCATGGCGACCACACAAAGCGCCCGTAGCGATGGAACTCCACACTAAATAGGATGAAAAATGCAATGAATTCAAACGCCGTGCTTCACCTAATTAGCATGGTCAGCTTTGTACACGTTGGAGGTACCAACAGGGAGCGGGCCACTGGCGAAAACCAAGCTCGTGCAGACGCATGCAGCCTGGATGTTTAATGAGAGCTTGAAATAGGCGAATTTGGGCGAAAAATGACTCCATCGAGCGTGCCAGATGGGGTCGAAAGTCACACCATGCCTAGTGTTGGGTAATGCTCGCGGTGCGTTGCATGCAGCACCGAGAAAGAGATTATGCCGGCGCGGGCCCGGCATCTTTCGGGCCTTCTTCGCCGAGCAACACATGCATCGTCTGAACCAGCCGTTTCTCCACGGCGGCGCCCTTATTCTCCGCCTCATCTCTCAAGGGAAAGCCGTTCTGCCGCCAGATTTCCAGCATGATATCGACGACATCCTTGTCGTCGTGCTTGACCCTGTCCTGTCGGGCGACGTTGGTATCAATCAGGCAATACCACCAGTCGTTATTGAATGCACCGATCGCATCCTCCAGATCAGGAAAGTAGAACTTGGTGAGCATGATGAGGTGCTGGCCAGAATCCGTTGGATGCGCGGCCGGATTTCCTGTAATGAGCGTTTCGAATGAATGCCGGTAAACATCCTGCGTCTTCAGAAACGATTCCATCAGCTCTTCCAACTTCTTGATCCGCAGGGTGTGCAATTCCCCCCGCTTGCCGATCTGGCTCTTGATCGTCTCCGTGGTGTTCGTCGTCGTGGTGAGCTGGCCCTTGATCTTCTCTAGGTCGGCGCTGATCGCAGCGTTCGTGGCGCGCGTCTTGAGGTAGGCCCCAAAGAACGATCCACCGGCGGCCACCACCAGCAGGATCGCCATCGACACTAACTGCTGCTGCCAGCTACCCAGTCCGGCCAGCGCATTCGCCAGCTCGTGTATGGCGGTTACAACCTTCTCGTCCATGCAGACGTCCTCCCGATTTCGGCAGCCGAAAGTCTACTTGAACAACGACGTTTCGATCCTGTCAGGACGACCGAGTCCGTGAGGATCGGCCGCGCTGAGGCGGTGATGAAAGACCGTCAGGCTCAAGAAACGGGGCGGTGCGGGTCAGTGTCACGCTGAGTTCTTTACCAACGGTGGGTTTGTCTCACCGTTGTCTCAATGCTGTCTCACATCTGTCTTATGTGTGTCTCATGTATGTCTAATTTATGTCTCACACATGTCTCATATGTGTCTCACACATGTCTCAAGGCGGGGGGCCGGACGCCGAAAATGCCGAAAAACGAACAGATGTATACGGCGGAAACTCGCGCAGAGCAGCGGCCCTGGTGGCCTGCGGCATTTGTGGACCGTTCGTTGTCAGACAAAAGAAAACAACCTGCCGCAAGGAAAATCCAAAAAAAACAAAGAGATGAACCCACCCGGAGGGTGCGTCCTGTGTGGTGGCTTTAAGGGACCCGCCGCCGCCCTGGCGGCGGGGGCCTTAAGGACACCTGTGAGCGTCCGGGGGACGCTCACGAAGTCGGAAGGACGGCCCCGCCGGCGCAGCCGGTGGGACTGGGCGCTCCGATCCAAAACGCCGTACATCCAAAGCAAAGGGCCGCCCATAGGGCGGCCCTTTGCTTTGCCGGAGTTGCGACCATCGAACGTCAGCGAATGGGGCCATTTTGATACACTCGCCGGCCGACGCCGCCTGTCCGGGGTCGATCGGTCATCAGTCCGGGGATTCGTATAACAAACGTTCGTGCCACTGGACACAAATCAAAATCTTGTAGACAAGGGCAGCATGGACAAGGATATCCCGACCAAATGGCGAGAGAAATTAGCCGGAGCAGTCTTCGAGCGGCAAGTGATCGGCGAGTCGGCGGCAGAAGTGTTTCGCGTTCGTTGCAAGACCGGAAACCAGCTATTTCTAAAGTCCGAGTCCGCTGTCTTGCAAAGCGAGCTTGCGGGCGAAGCTGAGCGCCTTAGATGGATGACACGGCTAGGTCTACCCGGACCTTCAGTTCTCGATGAAGCGACCGAATATGATCGCCACTGGCTACTCATGACGGCTGTCCCGGGTCTCGATTTGGCCAGCGCAAACCACCTAGAGCCGCACCAGATCATAAAAATGTTGGCCGCAGCGCTACATTGCCTCCACAGTGTGCCAAGTGAGACCTGCCCCTTCGGAATCAGTCTCGACGAGCGCATCGCGGCCGCCGAAAATCGCGTCAGAAAAGGACTCGTTGACGAATCCGATTTCGACAGGGCATTTCAAGGACGAACCGCTAGGGAACTGCTCGCTGAGTTGTGGTCAACGCGCCCAGACGCTTATGAGCGAGTAGTGGTTCACGGGGATGCCTGCTTACCGAACTTCATCGTTGATGGACACACCTTTGCGGGATTCATTGACTGTGGTGGCCTAGGCGTTAGCGACCGTTATCAAGACCTCTCCTTGACCGCAAGGAGCATTGCCCGTAATTTGGGGCAGGAGTGGGTTGATCCATTCTTTCGCGAATATGGCGTGGAACCCGACGCGCAGCGTATAGCGTTCTTCTGCGCACTCGACGAGTTATTCTGACCAAGGTGGTGTCGCGAACGCCGAAGCCTCTCAAGCAGCGGCCGCCCGAGGGCGCCCTTTTGCATTGGCTGATGGGTTACATCACCAGATGGTCTGAACGTGGGGATAGTCCCGAATCTTCGAGTCAGCAGTGACCAAGGGTGCAGACAAATGCCGCGCCGTAGCCACTATGAGCCGGTCGGCCGGGTCTTTATGAAACTCCCCAGGAAGCTCAACCGACTGGACGGAAATCCGCACATCCACCGGCACGAAGCGCACGGCCGGAACCTGGACAACGGTATCAAGCCAATCCGCCGCGTCCATCGTCAACGCAAGGCGTCCAGCTTTGACCAGCATTGCAACCTCCCACGCTGTGATAGCCGAGATCAAGATCTCCCCGTCCTGGCCCTCTGCGTCGATTGCCTCCCGTGCCGCGCGACTGAGCTGGGAATCACCCGAAACCCACCAAAGCAGAGCATGGGTGTCCAACACAATCATTGAGCAGCCTCCCAAAAATCTTCGCCAATCGGCGACAGCGGATCATCGAACCGCACGACCGACCCCCGCAGCACGGCCAGCGGATCCCGATCAATCGCCCGGTAGGGGCGGATTTCCAACGCGGGCTTGCCGTGATCCGTGACAACGATGGGTTCCCCCGTTGCCTCCACTTGCCGAAAAAACTCTAACGCCTTCGCCTTGAATTCGGTTTTCGATACCTGTTGATGACTATGCACGATGCGCCCTCCAAGCGGTCATTTCATATAGTCATTTTAGCATAAAAGACTATTTAGCATGGTCATTTTTTGCGTGCCCGAATGGCCAGCAATGCCCCCTATGCGGCCCGCCGGACGTCCGCCCGGCGGGCACGGCCACTACGTTTTGGCCAGATCGTTCTTCACGTCCAACACCACATTCACCGGCACGGGCTGTCTGCGCATCAACTCGGGAACCCACCGCGTCTCTGCCAGCAGTTCCTCGGCTGCCGCCGCCGCTGGTCCCTTCTTCATCGCCAGCAGAGGTTTGGCTTGGTCGGCACCGGCTGCGTCGGCAACAACAGCCGCGATTCGGTCCTTCGACACGTGCGCGAGGTAGGACTGCGCCGTCGGCTTCCACCATTTGCTCATGTCCAACTCGACCAGTTCGCCCAAGCGGTCAAGGTGCTGGGGTTCTTCACCGTAGGAATTGCTTTTGCGGCGGTAGATCGAAGCTCCCGCCAGCACAGCCAGCAGCTCGATCAGGTCCGCGTGCGGCTGCTCCAGCAACCAGGGCAGCACCGCCACGCCGTCATCGGGAGTCTGCTTCGTGACGGCTTCAATGTGCGCGTGCACCGCTGCCCAGGCCGGGCTCTCCTTGATGCCAGCGTCCGTGTTCGCCAACTCGTGGTGCGCAGTTCGCAACGAAAAATCGAACGTGTCTCCGGCGCTGCTGCGGCGGCTTCTGTCGAAATCCCCCAGCATTTGTTCGATAAGCAGGCAGAGGGCGAGCGTCGGGCGCATCATGATTTCGGCTTGGAGCGCAATGACGCGCTGTGCCTGGAGCCGGTTGGTCAGCGCCTCTGAATGCACGGGCCGCGTCATAATGGGGGGCAAGTCTACGCCCGCCGTTTTCTGGCCATCTGCGTCGTTGCTTCGCTTGGCTTGTGCCACGGCGTCGCGCTCGTCCTGACGGATCAGGCCCCGAGTGACGGTCAAGTCGCCTTGATAGTCCAGGTGCACAATCGCGCCGCACAGGGCTTTCAGGTCGGCCGGGTAGTCGTAAAGCTCGGCCTGGATTTCACGAATCTGCCCTTCACAGCCGCGAATCACGCCGCGAACTTTGTCCAGGTCGGCCGCGCCGAGGCCTTCGGACTCTTGCAATTCAGCAAGCTTTGTCCGCGCCGCTTCGATCTTCTTTTGCAGTCCGTCGATCTGCTTGGCCTGGGCCTTGGTCGGCTCCTGGTTGACGCGCTGAATCTCGCCAAAGGGCTTTTTGTCGGCGTACTCGAAAGAAACACGGCATTCCACCCACAACCAGCCCTCTGCCTGCACCGCCTTGAACAGCTTGGACCGCTGCATCTTGGCAGCGCCCATGCTGCGCACCTTCTCCGGGTCGGCCAGATAGGCGTCGTTCTCGAATAGGTCGCGGCGAACTTCCCCGCCCGCCTTCTCATACGCGGCGACGGTCACGTACCGCGCCACGGGCGAGTCGCCGCGCATTTCAGTTTCGGCCAGCAACTGGCGGATGTGGTCATCGCGGTTCCAGTATTGGCCCGCCGACGCCTTCCATGCCGCCTCCTGGCGGGTGTGGTCGGACACGGAAGCCAGCGCCTGCATTTCGTCCATCTTGATTTTGCCGTCGCGGAACAACTGCATGAGCGTGGGCGAAACGCCGCCCAGCGCCAGCAGCTTCTTGACGGCCGATTCTGAAGCGCCATGCGCGGCGGCGATGGCCGCAACCGTCCAGTTTTCGGCGCGCAGACGCGCATAGCCTGCATACACGTCTGCCGGGTGCATCGCCTTGCGCCCGAAGTTTTCGACTAGGCTGGCGTGGTAGGCGTACTCGCTCGGAATGACGAGGCAAGGGACCGGGTAGTCGGTTGGGAAAACGCCGCCTTCGATCAGCAGGCCAAGGGCTGTCCACCGCCGTCCGCCCGCGCACACCTCATAGGAGCCGTCCGGCGCTGCGACCACAACGAGGTTTTGCAGGAGTCCGCCCATCGCCTGGATGGTGGCTTTCAGCTCCAGAATCTCGGTGTCCTGTTTGCGGTCCTGCGCACTTCGTGCTTGGTACGCTTCGCTGAGGCGCAGTTGCGAATGCGGGATATCCATGCGCGTGGCGGCGGCGTGGATGGCGGCGAGTTCGTTGGAATCGAGTTTCATCAAAATGCTCCGGGTCGATATCGAGATCAATGCAGTTGCGCGGGGATTTCGGGCGCGTCAATCGCCGCGATGAGGGCAGCAAGCTGGCGCATGGTCATCGCGGGAATGCGAAAGCCCAGGCCCAGCAAGTGAGCGCGGCGCATGTCGTTCGCCAATCTGATAAAGTCGTGGTTCATCACGATTCTCCTAGTCCGAGGGTTGCGGGTGATGGCCCTTGTCGGTTGCAGCCGACAGGGGCCTTTTACTTAGTAGCCAAGCCAGTTCAGCAGGTCGCGCCCGCGATATAGCGGGTGGTTCCCGTTGTCGGTGAAAAAGTCTTCGGCGCTCAGTTGGTGATCACGGATCTCCTGCATCACCTGGAACCGGGTCAACACGGCTTCCTCTGCCGCGTCCTTTTCGCGCAAGCCGTCCGCAGCGACTGGGCCGGTGTCCAACAGGTCGGCCAGCAGTTCGATCATGTCGGGCCGGTGGCCTGTCCAGGCGACCAACTCGTTTTCGATGGCGACGGCCAAGACCGGCGCGGTGTCATAGCCTTTTGCCGCGAGCGCTTGAGCGAAGTCGGCAGCGCTGCGTTCGGTGAAGTCGATGCCGCGCGCGGCAAGATCATCCTTGGAAAGCTCGCACTGGACGCAAGCCAGGTGGGTGTACAGAACGACGTCGCAAGACATGGCGGATTTCCTTGTTGACTAGACTTCGGTTGAACCGATCCAGGACGTTCCCAGGAACGCATCGCAGCCGATCACGGCCGATTCAGGTTGCACAGCGCAAAGCCCCTCATGTGTCCAGCCGTGTGCCGGTGCCTGCTGGACGTGCAGGGTCGACCCATCCAGGCCGCGCAGGAGCAAAGGCTGGTGGCGCAGTGCGGTCAGAATGTCCGGCTCGCCTTCCATCTGGTCCGTTACGTACTTGATAAGCATCTGGGTTCCCCTCTCAGCCGTGATGCGGGCAAGGATTGCCAGAACCATCGTTGCAACCCGAACACGCTGCCATCACTACGGTCTCTTCTGCTGCGTCCCAGCCGTCCACCCATGCGCTTGCCAGTTCGGCAACATCGGCCAGCAACGGCGGTACGTCGTCGGCGTCACGGCCACGGGTGAAGCCTTGGCGGCCTTGAACGTGAGCCAGCATTTGCGCGTAACCAAGGTCCATGAAACGGCTGTCTTCATCGAACATCCCTGC
Coding sequences:
- a CDS encoding ParB/RepB/Spo0J family partition protein — protein: MKLDSNELAAIHAAATRMDIPHSQLRLSEAYQARSAQDRKQDTEILELKATIQAMGGLLQNLVVVAAPDGSYEVCAGGRRWTALGLLIEGGVFPTDYPVPCLVIPSEYAYHASLVENFGRKAMHPADVYAGYARLRAENWTVAAIAAAHGASESAVKKLLALGGVSPTLMQLFRDGKIKMDEMQALASVSDHTRQEAAWKASAGQYWNRDDHIRQLLAETEMRGDSPVARYVTVAAYEKAGGEVRRDLFENDAYLADPEKVRSMGAAKMQRSKLFKAVQAEGWLWVECRVSFEYADKKPFGEIQRVNQEPTKAQAKQIDGLQKKIEAARTKLAELQESEGLGAADLDKVRGVIRGCEGQIREIQAELYDYPADLKALCGAIVHLDYQGDLTVTRGLIRQDERDAVAQAKRSNDADGQKTAGVDLPPIMTRPVHSEALTNRLQAQRVIALQAEIMMRPTLALCLLIEQMLGDFDRSRRSSAGDTFDFSLRTAHHELANTDAGIKESPAWAAVHAHIEAVTKQTPDDGVAVLPWLLEQPHADLIELLAVLAGASIYRRKSNSYGEEPQHLDRLGELVELDMSKWWKPTAQSYLAHVSKDRIAAVVADAAGADQAKPLLAMKKGPAAAAAEELLAETRWVPELMRRQPVPVNVVLDVKNDLAKT
- a CDS encoding type II toxin-antitoxin system VapC family toxin; its protein translation is MIVLDTHALLWWVSGDSQLSRAAREAIDAEGQDGEILISAITAWEVAMLVKAGRLALTMDAADWLDTVVQVPAVRFVPVDVRISVQSVELPGEFHKDPADRLIVATARHLSAPLVTADSKIRDYPHVQTIW
- a CDS encoding APH(3') family aminoglycoside O-phosphotransferase encodes the protein MDKDIPTKWREKLAGAVFERQVIGESAAEVFRVRCKTGNQLFLKSESAVLQSELAGEAERLRWMTRLGLPGPSVLDEATEYDRHWLLMTAVPGLDLASANHLEPHQIIKMLAAALHCLHSVPSETCPFGISLDERIAAAENRVRKGLVDESDFDRAFQGRTARELLAELWSTRPDAYERVVVHGDACLPNFIVDGHTFAGFIDCGGLGVSDRYQDLSLTARSIARNLGQEWVDPFFREYGVEPDAQRIAFFCALDELF
- a CDS encoding type II toxin-antitoxin system Phd/YefM family antitoxin, with translation MHSHQQVSKTEFKAKALEFFRQVEATGEPIVVTDHGKPALEIRPYRAIDRDPLAVLRGSVVRFDDPLSPIGEDFWEAAQ